The following proteins come from a genomic window of Salvia hispanica cultivar TCC Black 2014 chromosome 4, UniMelb_Shisp_WGS_1.0, whole genome shotgun sequence:
- the LOC125219950 gene encoding CASP-like protein 5B1 has protein sequence MKELFGSPGRKSGLILRIGQCVSAAASIGVMASASGFSTTTAFCYLIASMGLQVLWSFGLMCLDIHALRFNKDLHTNIIVSLFVVGDWVTATLSLAAACSSAGVMMLFIRDTNICNDNLNLSCDMFQISIAFAFASWFLLAISSYIMFWLVASI, from the exons atgaaggAGCTGTTTGGAAGCCCAGGGAGAAAAAGTGGGCTGATATTGAGGATTGGGCAGTGTGTGTCAGCAGCTGCTTCAATTGGGGTCATGGCCTCTGCTTCTGGCTTCTCAACTACCACTGCCTTTTG TTACTTAATTGCATCAATGGGGCTTCAGGTTTTGTGGAGCTTTGGACTCATGTGCCTTGATATACATGCTTTGAGGTTCAACAAGGACCTGCATACCAACATCATTGTGAGCCTGTTTGTCGTCGGTGACTGG GTGACCGCTACTCTATCTCTTGCAGCTGCTTGCTCCTCGGCCGGTGTTATGATGCTCTTCATTAGAGATACAAATATCTGCAatgataatttgaatttgtcatGCGATATGTTCCAGATATCCATAGCTTTTGCTTTTGCGTCGTGGTTTCTTCTTGCCATATCTTCTTATATCATGTTTTGGCTTGTGGCATCAATCTAG
- the LOC125223260 gene encoding delta-1-pyrroline-5-carboxylate synthase encodes MEAADSTRSFLRDVKRIVIKVGTAVVTQADGRLALGRLGSLCEQIHELNTDGYEVILVTSGAVGVGRQRLRYRKLVHSSFADLQKPQVELDGKACAAVGQNGLMALYDTLFSQLDTTSAQLLVTDNDFRDPDFRRQLNETVKSMLSLKVVPIFNENDAISTRKAPYEDASGIFWDNDSLAALLALELKADLLVLLSDVDGLYSGPPSDPKSELIHTYVKERHEGLITFGDKSRVGRGGMTAKVKAAVYAAYAGIPVVITSGFAYGNILKVLSGQRIGTLFHRDAHKWAPLGELGVREMAMAARDSSRRLQAMSSHDRSKILLSVADALEANEKLITAENEADIAEALKARYEKALVSRLALKPGKVSSLANSIRVLANMEEPVGRVLKRMELSEGFILEKLSSPLGVLLIIFESRPDALVQIASLAIRSGNGLLLKGGKEARRSNAILHKIITSAIPKSVGEGLIGLVTSREEIPELLKLDDVIDLVIPRGSNKLVSQIKVSTKIPVLGHADGICHVYVDKSANMDMAKQIVVDAKTDYPAACNAMETLLVHKDLVQTGGLNELIVELQTKGVKIFGGPRASSSLNIPEARSLHHEYSALACTVEIVDDVNAAIDHIHQHGSAHTDCIVTEDDDVAGIFLRQVDSAAVFHNASTRFSDGFRFGLGAEVGISTSRIHARGPVGVEGLLTTRWLARGKGQVVNGDKDIVYTHKEMSREA; translated from the exons ATGGAGGCTGCTGATTCCACTCGTTCGTTTCTCAGAGATGTCAAACGCATCGTCATCAAG GTGGGAACGGCCGTAGTTACTCAAGCTGATGGACGACTAGCTCTTGGAAGACTAGGCTCACTTTGTGAGCAG ATCCATGAACTCAACACTGATGGCTACGAGGTGATTTTGGTGACATCAGGTGCTGTTGGTGTTGGCCGCCAGAGGCTTCGATACCGGAAACTAGTTCACAGCAG CTTTGCTGACCTCCAAAAGCCGCAAGTTGAACTTGATGGGAAAGCTTGTGCAGCTGTTGGACAAAATGGTCTTATGGCTCTGTATGACACTTTGTTCAGCCAG TTGGATACGACCTCAGCACAGCTTCTAGTAACTGATAATGATTTTAGAGACCCAGATTTCAGAAGGCAACTGAATGAAACTGTGAAATCTATGTTGTCGCTGAAGGTGGTTccaatatttaatgaaaatgatgCCATCAGTACCAGGAAAGCTCCCTATGAG GATGCTTCCGGAATATTTTGGGATAATGACAGTTTAGCGGCTCTTCTGGCATTGGAGCTAAAAGCTGATCTACTTGTTCTGTTGAGTGATGTAGACGGTCTTTATAGCGGCCCACCAAGTGATCCAAAATCTGAACTGATTCATACGTATGTTAAGGAAAGACATGAGGGTCTGATAACTTTTGGAGACAAATCACGGGTGGGAAGAGGAGGGATGACGGCTAAAGTAAAAGCTGCTGTTTATGCTGCGTACGCTGGTATTCCTGTTGTTATCACCAG CGGTTTTGCGTATGGAAATATTCTAAAGGTTCTAAGTGGACAACGTATTGGCACACTATTCCACCGAGATGCACATAAATGGGCCCCACTAGGAGAATTAGGTGTGAGGGAGATGGCGATGGCTGCAAGAGATAGTTCACGGAGACTGCAG GCAATGTCTTCTCATGACAGGAGTAAAATTTTGTTGAGTGTTGCTGATGCCTTAGAGGCTAATGAGAAGCTAATAACTGCTGAAAATGAAGCTGATATTGCTGAAGCCCTAAAGGCCAGATATGAAAAAGCTTTAGTATCGAGGCTTGCTTTGAAGCCTGGTAAG GTTTCAAGTCTcgcaaattctattcgcgtgcTAGCAAACATGGAGGAGCCAGTTGGTCGAGTTTTGAAGAGAATGGAG CTATCAGAAGGATTCATCTTGGAGAAACTATCATCTCCTTTGGGCGTTCTTTTGATCATTTTTGAGTCTCGACCTGATGCACTGGTTCAG ATAGCTTCACTAGCAATTCGAAGTGGGAATGGACTCCTGTTAAAAGGGGGCAAAGAAGCTAGAAGATCAAATGCAATTCTGCATAAG ATAATCACATCGGCCATCCCAAAAAGTGTTGGTGAAGGCCTTATTGGACTAGTTACTTCTAGAGAAGAGATCCCTGAGTTGCTCaag CTGGATGATGTCATTGACCTTGTGATTCCAAGAGGGAGCAACAAACTTGTATCTCAAATTAAGGTGTCAACAAAGATTCCTGTTCTTGGACATGCtg ATGGAATATGTCATGTATACGTAGATAAGTCTGCTAATATGGACATGGCTAAACAAATCGTTGTAGATGCAAAAACTGATTATCCTGCTGCCTGCAATGCAATG GAAACATTGCTTGTACACAAGGACCTTGTGCAGACTGGTGGTCTAAATGAGCTAATAGTGGAACTTCAAACCAAAG GAGTAAAAATATTTGGTGGACCTCGAGCAAGCTCTTCACTGAACATTCCCGAGGCACGGTCATTACACCACGAATATAGTGCTCTTGCTTGCACTGTTGAGATTGTGGATGATGTAAATGCTGCCATTGATCATATACATCAGCATGGCAG TGCACATACAGACTGCATTGTAACAGAAGACGATGATGTTGCTGGAATCTTTTTGCGTCAAGTAGACAG TGCTGCTGTGTTTCACAATGCAAGTACAAGATTCAGTGATGGCTTTCGCTTTGGATTAGGTGCAGAG GTTGGTATTAGTACAAGTCGAATTCATGCCCGAGGTCCTGTAGGTGTTGAAGGACTGCTAACAACACGATG GCTTGCAAGAGGAAAAGGGCAAGTGGTAAATGGTGACAAAGACATTGTGTATACTCACAAGGAGATGAGCCGGGAAGCATGA